The genomic window CTCCCCCTGGAACCGGAACGTCCTGCGGGGCTCCTGGTTCTCCTGCGGGCCCTGGACCCACTCCTCCGGCGTCGCGCCCTCGTCGCCGGTCCTGCCATTCGCCAGGGCAGGACGCTGTGCACCGCCTCCCAGCGCCTTGCGCCTGCGCCGGAACACCCCGGCGGAGTTGGCAGGATCACCGAGCGGCTGCTCGGTACCGCCGGGCTGCGAGGCCTCCAGGCGCAGGACGCCGCCGGCGGAGCCCCCGCGCGCCTCGACGGTGCCGGGCACCGTCTGCGGGTAGCCCTGCGGGGGCAACTCGCTGGGGTGCAAGGGAAGGTAGAGCGTGAAGGTCGAGCCCCGTCCGGGTTCGCTCGCCGCGTGGATCTCGCCGCCCAGCAGCCGGGCGATCTCCCGGCTGATCGAGAGGCCGAGGCCCGTGCCCCCGTACTTCCGGCTGGTCGTGCCGTCCGCCTGCTTGAACGCCTCGAAGATCACCAGCATCTTGCTCGACGCGATACCGATCCCGGTGTCCGTCACGGAGAAGGCGATCAGGTCGCCGTCGGCGTCCCGCAGCGAGCCGGCCTCCAGCAGGTGTTCCCGGATGGAGTCGGGCACGTCCGCCCCGGCCGGCCTGATCACCAGCTCGACGGCCCCGCTGTCGGTGAACTTCACCGCGTTCGACAGGAGGTTGCGCAGGACCTGCAGCAGCCGCTGCTCGTCCGTGTGCAGCGTGGCGGGCAGTTCCGGGGAGACCCGTACGGAGAAGTCGAGCCCCTTCTCCGCGGTGAGCGGCCGGAACGTCGCCTCGACGTAGTCCACCAGCTGGACGAGGGCGATCCGCGTCGGACTGACGTCCATCTTGCCCGCCTCGACCTTGGACAGGTCGAGGATGTCGTTGATCAGCTGGAGCAGGTCGGAACCCGCCCCGTGGATCGTCTCGGCGAACTCCACCTGCTTCGGCGAGAGATTGCCCTCGGCGTTGTCCGCGAGCAGCTTGGCCAGGATGAGCAGCGAGTTGAGCGGCGTGCGCAGCTCGTGCGACATGTTCGCGAGGAACTCGGACTTGTAGCGCATCGAGACGGCGAGCTGTTCGGCGCGCTCCTCCAGGACCTGCCGCGCCTCCTCGATCTCGGTGTTCTTCACCTCGATGTCGCGGTTCTGCTGAGCGAGCAGTTCCGCCTTCTCCTCGAGTTCGGCGTTGGACGCCTGCAGTGCCTTCTGCCGGTTCTCCAGCTCCTGGGACCGGTCCCGGAGCTGTTCGGTGAGCTCCTGGGACTGCTCGAGGAGCTTCTCCGTCTTCGTGTTGACGCTGATGGTGTTGACGCTCGTGGCGATCATCTCGGCGAGCTGGTTGAGGAAGTCCCGCTGGATGTGCGTGAACGGCTGGAAGGAGGCCAGCTCGATGACGCCGAGCACCTGGCCCTCGAAGAGCACCGGCAGCACGATCACGTGGGCGGGAGGTGCCTCGCCCAGACCGGAGGAGATCTTCAGGTATCCCGGCGGGACGTTGTCCACCTGGATCGTCCGCTTCTCCTCGGCCGCCGTGCCGATGAGCGTCTCGCCCGGCCGGAAGGAGGTCGGCATGGAGCCCGCCGAATAGCCGTAACTGCCGCGCATGCGGAGCTCGTACGAGTTCTCCCTGCCGCTGTCGGATCCGACCTCGTCCGCTTCCCCGGTGGTCATGGCGAGGAAGAAGGCGCCGTGCTGGGCCGAGACGACGGGGGTCAGCTCGCTCATGATGAGGGAGGCGACGTCGTCCAGATCGCGGCGGCCCTGCATGAGGCCGGAGATGCGCGCGAGGTTGCCCTTGAGCCAGTCCTGCTCCTTGTTCGCCAGGGTCGTGTCGCGCAGGTTGGCGATCATCGTGTTGATGTTGTCCTGCAGCACCTGGATCTCACCGGCGGCGTCCACGTCGATCTTGAGGTTCAGATCGCCGCGGGTCACCGCGGTGGCGACGGCCGCGATGGCCCGCACCTGACGGGTCAGGTTCCCGGCCATCTCGTTCACCGACTCGGTGAGGTCGCGCCACGTCCCGTCGACGTCCCGGACGCGGGCCTGCCCGCCCAGCTGGCCCTCGGTACCCACCTCCCGGGCGACCCGGGTGACCTGCTCGGCGAACGAGGAGAGCTGGTCGACCATCGTGTTGATGGTGTTCTTCAGCTCCTGGATCTCCCCCCGCGCGTCGATGTCGATCTTCTTGGTGAGATCACCCTTGGCGATGGCCGTGGTGACCGTGGCGATCTGGCGCACCTGACCGGTCAGGTTGGAGGCCATGGAGTTCACCGACTCGGTGAGGTCCTTCCAGGTGCCCGAGACACCCGGGACACGTGCCTGGCCGCCCAGTTCGCCCTCGGTACCCACCTCGCGCGCCACCCGGGTGACCTCGTCGGCGAACGAGGACAGGGTCGTCACCATCGTGTTGACGGTGTCGGCGAGTTCGGCGACCTCACCCCGCGCTTCGACGGTCACCTTCTTCGTCAGGTCGCCGTTGGCCACGGCCGACGAGACCCGGGAGATGTTCCGCACCTGGCTGGTGAGGTTGTTGGCCATCAGGTTGACGTTGTCGCTGAGGTCCTTCCAGATGCCCGTAGCGCCCCGCACCCGCGCCTGGCCACCGAGGATGCCCTCCGTACCCACCTCACGGGCGACCCTCGTCACCTCGTCCGCGAAGTTGAGCAACTGGTCGACCATCGTGTTGACCGTCGTCACCAGTTCGAGGATCTCGCCCTTGGCATCGACGGTGATCTTCTTGGAGAGATCGCCCTTCGCGACCGCCGTCGTCACCTCGGCGATGTTGCGTACCTGGAGGGTCAGGTTGTTCGCCATGCCGTTGACGGACTGAGTGAGGTCCTTCCACGTACCGGAGACCCCCTGGACCTCCGCCTGGCCGCCGAGGATGCCCTCCGTACCCACCTCGCGGGCGACCCGGGTCACCTGCTCCGCGAAGTTCGACAGCTGGTCGACCATCGTGTTGAGGGTGTTCTTCAGCTCCAGGATCTCGCCCCGGGCGTCCACGTCGATCTTCTGCGACAGGTCACCCCGCGCCACGGCCGTGGCGACCTGGGCGATGTTGCGCACCTGGGCCGTGAGGTTCCCGGCCATGCCGTTCACCGAGTCCGTCAGGTCGCGCCAGACTCCCGCCACACCGGGCACCTGCGCCTGGCCGCCGAGACGGCCGTCCGTGCCCACCTCGCGGGCGACCCGGGTCACCTGGTCGGCGAACGCCGAGAGCTGGTCGACCATCGTGTTGATGGTGTTCTTCAGCTCCAGGATCTCGCCCCGGGCGTCCACGTCGATCTTCTGCGACAGGTCACCCCGCGCCACGGCCGTCGTCACCTGGGCGATCTGACGCACCTGGGAGGTGAGGTTGCCGGCCATGAAGTTGACGGAGTCGGTGAGCTCCTTCCACGTCCCGGAGACACCGTCGACGCGCGCCTGGCCCCCGAGCCGGCCCTCCGTGCCCACGTCGCGCGCCATCCGGGTCACCTGGTCGGCGAAGTTGGACAGCTGCGCCACCATCGTGTTGACGGTGTTCTTCAGCTCCAGCATCTCGCCGGCCACGTCGACCGTGACCTTCTGCGAGAGATCGCCGTTGGCCACGGCCGTCGTCACCTGTGCGATGTCGCGCACCTGGCCGGTGAGGTTGCGGAAGGCGGTGTTCACCGAGTCGGTGAGGTCCTTCCACGTCCCCGCAGCCCCGGGGACCTCGGCCTGTCCGCCGAGCCGGCCCTCGACGCCGACCTCCCGGGCGACCCGGGTCACCTCCGAACCGAAGGCCTGGAGCTGGTCCACCATCGTGTTGACGGTGTTCTTCAGCTCCAGCATCTCGCCGGCCACGTCGACCGTGACCTTCTGCGTCATGTCACCGCTGGCCACCGCGGTGGTCACCTGCGCGATGTCACGCACCTGGGTCGTCAGGTTCCGGAAGACCGTGTTGACCGAGTCGGTGAGGTCCTTCCAGGTGCCGGCGGCGCCGGGCACCTGCGCCTGCCCGCCGAGCAGACCCTCGCCGCCGACCTCGCTCGCCACGCGCGTCACCTCGTCGGCGAAGGTGCGCAGCGTCTCGGTCATCTGGTTGATCGTCTCGGCGAGCTGAGCGACCTCGCCGCGGGCGCTGACCGTGACCTTCTGCGACAGATCGCCGTTGGCGACGGCCGTCGTCACCTCGGCGATACCGCGTACCTGGGACGTGAGGTTCCCGGCCATCGTGTTGACGGAGTCGGTCAGGTCCTTCCAGACCCCGGCCACCCCCGGCACGGTCGCCTGTCCGCCCAGCTCGCCCTCGGTGCCCACCTCACGGGCGACCCGGGTCACCTCCGAGGAGAACGACGACAGCTGGTCGACCATCGTGTTGACGGTGTTCTTGAGCTGGAGCATCTCACCGGCCACGTGGACGGTGACCTTGCGGGAGAGATCCCCCTTGGCCACCGCCGTCGTCACCAGGGCGATGTCACGCACCTGGGCGGTCAGCCGGTAGGCCATGGTGTTCACGGAGTCGGTGAGGTCTTTCCACGACCCGGACATGCCACGCACCTGGGCCTGACCGCCGAGCTTGCCCTCGGTACCGACCTCGACGGCGACCCGGGTCACCTGCTCGGTGAACGCGGAGAGCTGGTCGACCAGGTTGTTGACCGTACGGGCGACCTTCAGGAACTCCCCCCGCAGCGGGCGCACCGTCTCGTCGGCCGCGTGGGTGCGCAGCTCCATCCGTTGGTCGAGATCACCGTCGGCGACCGCGGAGAGCACCCGCCCGACCTCGGAGACGGGTCGCGCCAGATCGTCCACGAGCTCGTTGGACGCGTCGATGGCCGCCGCCCACGAGCCCTCGCAGGCCCCGGTCTCCAGGCGCTCGGTGAGCTTCCCCTCCCGCCCGACCACTCGCCGCACACGGGCGAGCTCGCCCGTCAGGTGCAGATTACGGTCGGCCACCTCGTTGAAGACCGCCGCGATCTCCGTGAGCACGCCGTCACCGGAGACGGTGAGCCGCCTGCGGAAGTTGCCGTCACGCATCGCCACGAGGGCCGCGAGCAGTCTGTTCAGAGCTGCCGCGTCCACATCGATGGTCCCATTGCGCTGCTTTTTCACGGGCTGCCCGCCTTTTGTACGCGTTCCTGAACCCCGCGCCGCCACGCCAGACTCCACCGTGTCCCTCCCGCAGGGGTTGACCGTATCGCTCGGGCCGTTTTCGGAAGCTTGCCCAGTTCCACTTTGGCTCACCGCCACAGCACACCGTCGACGGGTGACTATGCGGCCGTCAAATCGTTGAAACGTACCAGGCCGAAACCGGCGTGCGGAGAAAGTCCCAGGGTCGTCCCACTTCCCTCACGGGGAGGACCAAAATCGTACGCCCGGCGCACACCCGGCGGGCGGTCCGCGCGCCCGAGTCCGCCCTCGTGTACACGGGACACCGGACGAGCGTCTAGCCTGGCAGGCGAATCGAAGCGGCGAGAAACGGGCACAGGACTCGGGGAAGCGACGAGACACCATTATGGGGAGTGCTGTGATCACCGCGCGCGCGGCTGCCACCTTCGATCCGGTCGGACGCTCGGTCGCGACCGCTCGCGCGTTCGTACGCGACACCCTTCAGGGGTGGGGTTACGCGGACGTCGTCGACGACGCCGTCGTGCTCACGAGCGAACTCGTGACCAATGCCGTCGTGCATGCGGGGACCGCCGCCGACGTGCTCTGCCTGCGTACCGAGGACGGCGTACGCGTAGAGGTCTCCGACCACTACCCGGAGCGCGAGGTCCCGCTCCAGAGCTCCGGCCTCGACTTCGGCAGCCCGGACCGGGAAGGCGGTCGCGGCCTGCTGCTCTGCGCCGCTCTCGCCACCCGCTGGGGCGTCGAGTACACCCCGACGCACAAGCACGTCTGGTTCCAGCTCGATCTTCCCGAACGTCCCGTGGGTGTCCGCTCGGCGAGCCCGGTGCTGCCGACCGCGCTCCTTCCCGTCGCGGAACAGCGGGTACGGGTGGCCGTCGTCCAGACCGACGGCTCGGGTGCCATCGCCTCGTGGAACGAGGACGCCTCCTTCCTCTTCGGGCACGCGGCGGAGCAGGTAGAGGGCAAGCAGCTCACCGACTTCGTGGCGTGGCCGCACACCCCGGGCACGAGCACGGGCATCGCCGACGCGCTGCGTCTCTCCCGGTGGGAGGGCAGCTACGGCATCCGCGGCGCGGACGGCCGTGTCATCCCCGTCTACGCCTCGCACCTCAGAGTCCGTGACACTCAGGGCGAGCCGTCCACCGTCTGTCTCCTCGTGCGCGACTACGAACGAGCCGTGCTCCAGAGCCCGGTGCGCGCCCCCGTCTCCGACACCTCTGCCGAGAACCGCAGTACGGACCCCTTCGAGATCTTCATCGGCTCCCCCGCCCCCGACGACCTCGACGGACTGCTGCAGCGCACGGTCGAGCGCGCCCGCGACATGCTGGACGCCGACGCGGCGTTCCTGCTGCTCGCCACCGACGACGAGACGGAGCTGGAGGTCCGCGCGACGACGGGCCTCCCCTCCGCCCGCCAGCGCTTCGCTCGCGTTCCCGTGGAGGCGGGCACGGGGCGTTACGGTTCCGCGCGCATGCCCGCCGTCCATGAAGACCTCACCGTCGTGCCGGGCGCCGTACCCCTGCTGAGCGACACGGGAATGCGCTCGGTCGTCACGGTGCCGCTCAAGGTCGAAGGCCGGCTCACCGGCTCCCTGGGCGTCTCCGCGGAGGCACCGGGCCGGTACTCCAACGAAGAGGCACTCCGGCTGCAGTTCGCCGCCGACCGCATCGCGCTCGCCGTCGAGTCGGCGCGGCTCGGTGAGCTCGAACGCCTGCGCCGCGGTTCGCTGTCCTTCCTCGTCGAGGCCTCCGACCTCCTCGCCGGCACTCTGGACAGGGATCAGACACTGGCTTTGATGGCCCAGATGACAGTTCCCACCCTGGCCACCTGGTGCGCCGTCTACACCATCGCGGACCAGTCGTCGGAGCCCTTCCTCTCGTACGTCCTCCACGAGGACGAGGAGCTCATCGACGGCTTGAAGGCGCTGCTGTCCTCGATCAATCCGCCCGATCCCGTCCCGGCCCCCGGGGCCCGCATCTGGCCGGCTCCCACGGAGGCGGGTCACGCGGCCGCCATGCGCACGTCCAAGCGCACCCTGGGCCGGGACGCCCCGCTGAGCATGGGCGCGGCCGCCCGCACCACGCTGGCCACAGCCGCGGCTGTCGGCGGCGAGACCGTGGTTCTGCCGCTCGTCGCGAGGAACCGCGTCATCGGCATGCTGACGCTCGGCAAGCCGTCCGACGAGCACTTCCGCCAGGAGATCCTGGAACTGGCCGAGGACCTGTCCAGGCGGGCCGCTCTGGCCCTCGACAACGCCCGCCTGTACTCGGAGCGCATGGCCATCAGCCAGTCCCTCCAGCGCAGCCTCCTGCCGCCCGGCCTGCCCGATGTACCCAACGTCGAGATCGAGGTCATCTACCGGGCCGCGGGCGAGGGCAACGAGGTCGGCGGCGACTTCTACGACGTCTTTCCCATCCGCGACGGCGCCTACGGGTTCGCCATCGGCGACGTCTGCGGCACGGGTCCGGAGGCCGCGGCCGTCACGGGGCTCGCGCGGCACGCCCTGCGACTGCTCGCCCGCGAGGGCTTCGGCGGACCTGCGGTACTGGAGCGGCTGAACGCGGCCATCCTGGACGAGGGTGCCCGCAGCCGCTTCCTCACGCTGCTCTACGGCGAGCTGTGGCCCCAGGAGGACGGCAGCGCCCTCCTGAAAGTCGTGTGCGCCGGCCACCCGCTCCCCCTGCGCCTTCGCCAGGACGGCTCCGTGGAGGCGGCGGCCGAACCGCAGCCCCTGCTGGGGGTCATCGAGGACCTCGAACTCTACGAGGAGGAGGTCACGCTCGCCCCCGGCGACGTGCTCCTGTGCGTGACCGACGGGGTCACCGAACGCCGCGAGGGGACCCGCATGCTGGGCGACGACGGCCTGGCCGAGGTCCTCGCCACATGTACGGGCCTGACGGCGGGCGCCGTGGCCGGACGCATCCTGCGGGCGGTCGAGCGCTTCGCCGCGGAGCCCGCCTCCGATGACATGGCGATCCTGGCCATGCGTGTCCCGGAGCCGCAGAACTAGGTGTGTGGCGCGTAGGGGCCCGGCAACTCCCGCGATGCGGCGGGCCCCTTGTCTCCTCGCGGTCGAGGGGCGCCCCGCCCGATCCGATCAGCCGGCGTCCCCCGTCGCCCCGTCCGTCCGTTCCCTCAGGAAGTCCGCGTGACCGTTGTGCCGGGCGTACTCCTGGATGAGCAGTACGTAGACCCAGCGCAGGCTGAGCGAGACTCCCCGGGGCGACACGAACGTCTCGTCGAGGCCGCGCCCGGCGGCCGCCGCGTCGCACAGGCGAAGCTCGGTCCGGAAGCATTCGAATGCCTGAGCCGCATCCGCCACCCCGACTCCGTCCAGCCCTTCGTTTCCGTCCTCCGGGCCTGTGAAGACGTCGCCGAGAGCCTCGCCCGCGAGACTCCTCCGGAACCACCAGCGCTCGACCTCCGCCATGTGACGGACGAGGCCGAGGAGAGTGAGCGTGGATGGCTTGACGGTTGTCCTGGCCAGCTGCGCGGCCTCAAGCCCGGCGCATTTGGCCATGAGCGTCTCCCGGTGCCACTGCAGCCAGCCTTCCAGCATCTGACGTTCGGGGACGGTTCCCAGATTCCCGAGCTCCACGGTCCGGACGACGGGCGCTGCTGTCCATGCCATGCACCCACCCTGCCCCTCGTGACGGGCAGGTTCAAGGAAGGGAGCCGGCTCGGGCCTGGCACCCTGCCACCATGGCCATTCCCTCGCCCGACGGCGCCTATTCCCTCACGACCATGTGCTCCGTGCCCGACGATCCTGTCTTGGGGACACGAAAAAGGCCCCCGCCAGTGGCGGGGGCCTTTTCTTTGCCGAGCCCCAATGCGGAATCGAACCGCAGACCTTCTCCTTACCATGGAGACGCTCTACCGACTGAGCTATTGGGGCCTGCTGCCTTGCGGCAACGAGCTAAAGCATACCCCGAACGAGGGGGTGTTCAAAACCGTCTGACGCGGTGTCTGTCACCGGCGGCTCGCGTGGTGTTGCCTGCTGGACCAGGGTCCTGAGGCCGCGTCGGGCAGCTCAGTTCCGGAGGCGGGGCCGGGCTCGCATCCTGCCGCAGCCGACGTCGGCCACAGGAGCCGAGGGGGTGTGCTGCGCAGGGGGCATCAGCAACGGAAGCCGGCCGGGAACGCAGAAAAGCCCCGTGCCACAAGGGCACGGGGCTTTCCCGGAATAATTGTTCGGCGGCGTCCTACTCTCCCACAGGGTCCCCCCTGCAGTACCATCGGCGCTGAAAGGCTTAGCTTCCGGGTTCGGAATGTAACCGGGCGTTTCCCTAACGCAATGACCACCGAAACACTATGAAATTAACCAACACCGGATGAAAACACGGCCGTTCGTTATTTCAGAACTAACACAGTGGACGCGAGCAACTGAGGACAAGCCCTCGGCCTATTAGTACCAGTCAGCTCCACCCGTTACCGGGCTTCCACATCTGGCCTATCAACCCAGTCGTCTACTGGGAGCCTTAACCACTCAAGGTGGTGGGAATACTCATCTCGAAGCAGGCTTCCCGCTTAGATGCTTTCAGCGGTTATCCTTTCCGAACGTAGCCAACCAGCCATGCCCTTGGCAGGACAACTGGCACACCAGAGGTTCGTCCGTCCCGGTCCTCTCGTACTAGGGACAGCCCTTCTCAATATTCCTACGCGCACAGCGGATAGGGACCGAACTGTCTCACGACGTTCTAAACCCAGCTCGCGTACCGCTTTAATGGGCGAACAGCCCAACCCTTGGGACCGACTCCAGCCCCAGGATGCGACGAGCCGACATCGAGGTGCCAAACCATCCCGTCGATATGGACTCTTGGGGAAGATCAGCCTGTTATCCCCGGGGTACCTTTTATCCGTTGAGCGACAGCGCTTCCACAAGCCACTGCCGGATCACTAGTCCCGACTTTCGTCCCTGCTCGACCCGTCGGTCTCACAGTCAAGCTCCCTTGTGCACTTACACTCAACACCTGATTGCCAACCAGGCTGAGGGAACCTTTGGGCGCCTCCGTTACTCTTTAGGAGGCAACCGCCCCAGTTAAACTACCCATCAGACACTGTCCCTGATCCGGATCACGGACCCAGGTTAGACATCCAGCACGACCAGAGTGGTATTTCAACGGCGACTCCACAACCACTGGCGTGGCTGCTTCAAAGTCTCCCACCTATCCTACACAAGCCGAACCGAACACCAATATCAAACTATAGTAAAGGTCCCGGGGTCTTTCCGTCCTGCTGCGCGAAACGAGCATCTTTACTCGTAGTGCAATTTCACCGGGCCTATGGTTGAGACAGTCGAGAAGTCGTTACGCCATTCGTGCAGGTCGGAACTTACCCGACAAGGAATTTCGCTACCTTAGGATGGTTATAGTTACCACCGCCGTTTACTGGCGCTTAAGTTCTCAGCTTCGCACACCCGAAAGTGCACTAACCGGTCCCCTTAACGTTCCAGCACCGGGCAGGCGTCAGTCCGTATACATCGCCTTACGGCTTCGCACGGACCTGTGTTTTTAGTAAACAGTCGCTTCTCGCTGGTCTCTGCGGCCACCCCCAGCTCATGGAGTAAATCCAATCACCAGTGATGGCCCCCCTTCTCCCGAAGTTACGGGGGCATTTTGCCGAGTTCCTTAACCATAGTTCACCCGAACGCCTCGGTATTCTCTACCTGACTACCTGAGTCGGTTTAGGGTACGGGCCGCCATGAAACTCGCTAGAGGCTTTTCTCGACAGCATAGGATCATCCACTTCACCACAATCGGCTCGGCATCAGGTCTCAGCCTTAATGTGTGACGGATTTGCCTACCACACGGCCTACACCCTTACCCCGGGAACAACCATCGCCCGGGTTGGACTACCTTCCTGCGTCACCCCATCGCTTACCTAGTACAAGTCTGGTTCGTCGGCTCCACCACTACCCTCAACTCCGAAGAGATCGGGCCGGCTTCACGGACTTAGCATCGCCTGATTCAGTATTGGGCGTTTCAAAGCGGGTACCGGAATATCAACCGGTTGTCCATCGACTACGCCTGTCGGCCTCGCCTTAGGTCCCGACTTACCCTGGGCAGATCAGCTTGACCCAGGAACCCTTAGTCAATCGGCGCACACGTTTCTCACGTGTGTATCGCTACTCATGCCTGCATTCTCACTCGTGAACCGTCCACAACTCGCTTCCGCGGCTGCTTCACCCGGCACACGACGCTCCCCTACCCATCCACACAGGCGTTGGCCCTATATGTGTGAATGACACGACTTCGGCGGTACGCTTGAGCCCCGCTACATTGTCGGCGCGGAATCACTTGACCAGTGAGCTATTACGCACTCTTTCAAGGGTGGCTGCTTCTAAGCCAACCTCCTGGTTGTCTCTGCGACTCCACATCCTTTCCCACTTAGCGTACGCTTAGGGGCCTTAGTCGATGCTCTGGGCTGTTTCCCTCTCGACCATGGAGCTTATCCCCCACAGTCTCACTGCCGTGCTCTCACTTACCGGCATTCGGAGTTTGGCTAAGGTCAGTAACCCGGTAGGGCCCATCGCCTATCCAGTGCTCTACCTCCGGCAAGAAACACACGACGCTGCACCTAAATGCATTTCGGGGAGAACCAGCTATCACGGAGTTTGATTGGCCTTTCACCCCTAACCACAGGTCATCCCCCAGGTTTTCAACCCTGGTGGGTTCGGTCCTCCACGAAGTCTTACCTCCGCTTCAACCTGCCCATGGCTAGATCACTCCGCTTCGGGTCTAGAGCGTGCAACTCAATCGCCCTATTCGGACTCGCTTTCGCTACGGCTTCCCCACACGGGTTAACCTCGCTACACACCGCTAACTCGCAGGCTCATTCTTCAAAAGGCACGCAGTCACGACGCACCGAGCAAGCTCGATGCGCGACGCTCCCACGGCTTGTAGGCACACGGTTTCAGGTACTATTTCACTCCGCTCCCGCGGTACTTTTCACCATTCCCTCACGGTACTATCCGCTATCGGTCACCAGGGAATATTTAGGCTTAGCGGGTGGTCCCGCCAGATTCACACGGGATTTCTCGGGCCCCGTGCTACTTGGGTGTCTCTCAAACGAGCCGTTGATGTTTCAGCTACGGGGGTCTTACCCTCTACGCCGGACCTTTCGCATGTCCTTCGCCTACACCAACGGTTTCTGACTCGTCTCACAGTCGGCAGACTATGAAAGAGAGATCCCACAACCCCGCATGCGCAACCCCTGCCGGGTATCACACGCATACGGTTTGGCCTCATCCAGTTTCGCTCGCCACTACTCCCGGAATCACGGTTGTTTTCTCTTCCTGCGGGTACTGAGATGTTTCACTTCCCCGCGTTCCCTCCACACTGCCTATGTGTTCAGCAGCGGGTGACAGCCCATGACGACTGCCGGGTTTCCCCATTCGGAAACCCCCGGATCAAAGCTTGGTTGACAGCTCCCCGGGGACTATCGTGGCCTCCCACGTCCTTCATCGGTTCCTGGTGCCAAGGCATCCACCGTGCGCCCTTAAAAACTTGGCCACAGATGCTCGCGTCCACTGTGCAGTTCTCAAACAACGACCAGCCACCCATCACCCCACCCTTACAGGTGAGTGCACTGGGGCCGGCAACCGAAGGCAGCCTCACGGCCATACCTTCAGATACCCAACAGCGTGCCCGACCCGACCGATCACCCACCACGTTCCACGCCGAAGCAGTACTTGCAGTGATCAACCAGCCGTGCCGAATAGTCAACGTTCCACCCATGAGCTAACCACCGTCGAACATTTGCCGACGTAGTGGCTCTGGATTCCTTGCGGAATCTAGATGCTCCTTAGAAAGGAGGTGATCCAGCCGCACCTTCCGGTACGGCTACCTTGTTACGACTTCGTCCCAATCGCCAGTCCCACCTTCGACAGCTCCCTCCCACAAGGGGTTGGGCCACCGGCTTCGGGTGTTACCGACTTTCGTGACGTGACGGGCGGTGTGTACAAGGCCCGGGAACGTATTCACCGCAGCAATGCTGATCTGCGATTACTAGCAACTCCGACTTCATGGGGTCGAGTTGCAGACCCCAATCCGAACTGAGACCGGCTTTTTGAGATTCGCTCCGCCTCGCGGCATCGCAGCTCATTGTACCGGCCATTGTAGCACGTGTGCAGCCCAAGACATAAGGGGCATGATGACTTGACGTCGTCCCCACCTTCCTCCGAGTTGACCCCGGCAGTCTCCTGTGAGTCCCCATCACCCCGAAGGGCATGCTGGCAACACAGAACAAGGGTTGCGCTCGTTGCGGGACTTAACCCAACATCTCACGACACGAGCTGACGACAGCCATGCACCACCTGTATACCGACCACAAGGGGGGCACCATCTCTGATGCTTTCCGGTATATGTCAAGCCTTGGTAAGGTTCTTCGCGTTGCGTCGAATTAAGCCACATGCTCCGCTGCTTGTGCGGGCCCCCGTCAATTCCTTT from Streptomyces sp. NBC_01341 includes these protein-coding regions:
- a CDS encoding DinB family protein is translated as MAWTAAPVVRTVELGNLGTVPERQMLEGWLQWHRETLMAKCAGLEAAQLARTTVKPSTLTLLGLVRHMAEVERWWFRRSLAGEALGDVFTGPEDGNEGLDGVGVADAAQAFECFRTELRLCDAAAAGRGLDETFVSPRGVSLSLRWVYVLLIQEYARHNGHADFLRERTDGATGDAG
- a CDS encoding SpoIIE family protein phosphatase, whose protein sequence is MGSAVITARAAATFDPVGRSVATARAFVRDTLQGWGYADVVDDAVVLTSELVTNAVVHAGTAADVLCLRTEDGVRVEVSDHYPEREVPLQSSGLDFGSPDREGGRGLLLCAALATRWGVEYTPTHKHVWFQLDLPERPVGVRSASPVLPTALLPVAEQRVRVAVVQTDGSGAIASWNEDASFLFGHAAEQVEGKQLTDFVAWPHTPGTSTGIADALRLSRWEGSYGIRGADGRVIPVYASHLRVRDTQGEPSTVCLLVRDYERAVLQSPVRAPVSDTSAENRSTDPFEIFIGSPAPDDLDGLLQRTVERARDMLDADAAFLLLATDDETELEVRATTGLPSARQRFARVPVEAGTGRYGSARMPAVHEDLTVVPGAVPLLSDTGMRSVVTVPLKVEGRLTGSLGVSAEAPGRYSNEEALRLQFAADRIALAVESARLGELERLRRGSLSFLVEASDLLAGTLDRDQTLALMAQMTVPTLATWCAVYTIADQSSEPFLSYVLHEDEELIDGLKALLSSINPPDPVPAPGARIWPAPTEAGHAAAMRTSKRTLGRDAPLSMGAAARTTLATAAAVGGETVVLPLVARNRVIGMLTLGKPSDEHFRQEILELAEDLSRRAALALDNARLYSERMAISQSLQRSLLPPGLPDVPNVEIEVIYRAAGEGNEVGGDFYDVFPIRDGAYGFAIGDVCGTGPEAAAVTGLARHALRLLAREGFGGPAVLERLNAAILDEGARSRFLTLLYGELWPQEDGSALLKVVCAGHPLPLRLRQDGSVEAAAEPQPLLGVIEDLELYEEEVTLAPGDVLLCVTDGVTERREGTRMLGDDGLAEVLATCTGLTAGAVAGRILRAVERFAAEPASDDMAILAMRVPEPQN